In a genomic window of Erigeron canadensis isolate Cc75 chromosome 5, C_canadensis_v1, whole genome shotgun sequence:
- the LOC122600398 gene encoding protein usf, with product MATDYEFKKIQIQRDDTTFDAYLVGKEDAPGIVVIQEWWGVDFEIKNNAVKIAKLGYKALIPDLYRGKVGLDAEEAHHLMSGLDWQGAVKDIEASVNWLKANGSQKVGVTGYCMGGALTIASAVLVPGIEAAVAFYGVPPPVLADPANTKVPIQAHFGDADDVVGFSDIKAAKALEEKLKAAGKPCEVHVYPGVGHAFMNTSPEGIARRKAAGQSEDCEPASQLAWSRFQSWMNKYLSA from the exons ATGGCTACTGATTATGAGTTCAAAAAGATTCAGATTCAAAGAGACGATACT ACTTTTGATGCTTATTTGGTTGGAAAAGAAGATGCTCCTGGAATTGTTGTGATTCAGGAGTGGTGGGGAGTTGATTTTGAGATTAAGAACAATGCTGTTAAAATAGCAAAACTTGGCTACAAAGCACTTATACCAGA TTTGTACCGTGGAAAGGTTGGTCTTGATGCAGAAGAAGCACATCATCTGATGAGTGGTCTTGACTGGCAAGGTGCAGTGAAGGATATTGAGGCTTCAGTTAACTGGCTCAAGGCCAATGGCTCACAGAAG GTTGGTGTGACTGGGTATTGCATGGGTGGTGCGCTAACTATTGCAAGTGCTGTTCTAGTCCCCGGGATTGAGGCTGCTGTAGCATTTTATGGAGTACCTCCTCCAGTGCTTGCAGATCCAGCCAACACAAAAGTACCTATACAAGCTCATTTTGGGGATGCTGATGATGTTGTTGGATTTTCAGATATCAAG GCTGCTAAAGCTCTAGAAGAGAAACTGAAGGCCGCAGGGAAACCATGCGAAGTACATGTGTACCCTGGTGTAGGACATGCATTTATGAACACTTCTCCTGAAGGCATTGCGAGGAGAAAGGCCGCGGGACAGTCGGAAGACTGTGAACCTGCTTCTCAGTTGGCATGGTCTCGTTTCCAGTCCTGGATGAATAAATATTTATCAGCCTGA